The Maridesulfovibrio sp. genomic sequence TTATAAGATCGGTCAGGCGGCTAAGCTTGTGGGCCTTAAATCGTATGTGTTACGGTTTTGGGAGGGAGAGTTTGAGCAGTTGGAACCGATCCGCACTGATTCCGGACAGCGTTTGTACACTGGTGATCATATTGCGCTGATCAAAAGGATAAAGACCCTTTTGCATGACGAAGGGTTGACCATAGAAGGAGCCCGCAAAAGGCTCGATTCTCCAGAGGATGACCTCGTTCAGGGGGGGCAGGACTCTGCTGGGGCTGTTCATGATCCGTTAGCGCAATTGCCCCTTTTTAGCCGTGAAGCTGACGCAAACGGATTGGATAAGGTCTTTTTGCAGGAAATCCACGCGGAACTGCTGGCTATAAAAGATTTGTTGGGCTGATAACATACTATTTTTGAAGTAAAAAAGGGAAGGATCGTTACGTTCGATCCTTCCCTTTTTTATTAGAATGATTGGTTCTTACTGCAGTGGGAATTTTCGGGTGTCCCTTGAGTGCAGGTAGAGGCAGAAAGCCGCAAAAGCCGCAAGGAATCCGGGTAACA encodes the following:
- a CDS encoding MerR family transcriptional regulator, which gives rise to MSGQSKEQIYKIGQAAKLVGLKSYVLRFWEGEFEQLEPIRTDSGQRLYTGDHIALIKRIKTLLHDEGLTIEGARKRLDSPEDDLVQGGQDSAGAVHDPLAQLPLFSREADANGLDKVFLQEIHAELLAIKDLLG